One part of the Malus sylvestris chromosome 2, drMalSylv7.2, whole genome shotgun sequence genome encodes these proteins:
- the LOC126634523 gene encoding expansin-A25-like, which yields MAMFQNLLPWIVLVTLLVPTMGNKTSIGEKAASNDWEDAHATFYGDMGGSETMKGACGYGDLFRQGYGLETTALSTVLFNNGLTCGACFEVMCVDDPQWCLPNVGTIKITATNFCPPNWDPASDHWCNPPQKHFDLSMPMFTKLAQAKAGIIPIKYRRVPCSKQGGVKFEFHGNPYWLAVLVFNVGGAGDVTSVRIRGSNTDWLQMSRNWGQMWQTGSKMVGQSLSFQVTTSDGKTLEFDNVAPENWQFGQTFEGGSNF from the exons ATGGCTATGTTTCAGAACTTGCTTCCATGGATAGTGCTCGTCACTCTTTTGGTTCCAACCATGGGCAACAAAACCTCCATTGGCGAGAAAGCCGCAAGCAACGATTGGGAAGACGCTCACGCAACGTTTTATGGTGACATGGGTGGTTCAGAAACCATGA AAGGGGCATGTGGATATGGTGATCTGTTTCGACAAGGCTATGGCTTGGAGACAACAGCCCTAAGCACAGTACTATTCAACAACGGGCTGACTTGCGGTGCGTGTTTCGAGGTAATGTGTGTTGATGATCCACAATGGTGCCTTCCTAATGTTGGGACTATCAAAATAACAGCTACCAATTTTTGTCCACCAAACTGGGACCCAGCTTCTGACCACTGGTGCAATCCACCACAAAAACACTTTGACTTGTCCATGCCTATGTTCACAAAGCTTGCACAGGCCAAAGCTGGGATAATACCCATCAAGTACAGAAGAGTCCCATGCTCCAAACAAGGAGGGGTTAAATTTGAGTTCCATGGAAACCCTTACTGGCTTGCTGTGTTGGTCTTCAATGTCGGAGGCGCCGGAGATGTGACGAGTGTCAGAATCAGAGGCTCAAACACTGATTGGCTTCAGATGTCAAGAAACTGGGGCCAAATGTGGCAGACGGGAAGCAAGATGGTAGGGCAAAGCTTGTCCTTCCAGGTTACTACTAGTGATGGGAAAACACTTGAGTTTGATAATGTTGCACCAGAAAATTGGCAATTTGGCCAAACCTTTGAGGGGGGAAGTAATTTTTAG
- the LOC126634511 gene encoding pentatricopeptide repeat-containing protein At1g02150-like, with protein sequence MLPQTTVHHHHNATLPYFLPFPYKIPTLTLPTFLNFQKLPTISCSISQVHNYGTVDYERRPMVKWNAIYRKISLTEDPQVRSADVLNQWEKEGRKLTKWELCRVVKELRKYKRYDRALEVYDWMSNRGERFRISTSDAAIQLDLVAKVRGVASAENYFLSLPGTLKDRRIYGALLNAYVRARMKEKAEALLDKMRTKGHALQSLPFNVMMTLYMNLKDYDKVDSIISEMLEKNIQLDIYSYNIWLSSRGSQGSAERMEEVFEKMKVDRTIIPNWTTFSTMATMYIKMGQLDKAEACLRKVESRITGRDRIPYHYLLSLYGSVGKKEEAYRVWNVYKASFPSIPNLGYHAIMSSLLRLGDIEGAEKLYEEWLTVKSTYDPRIANLFITFYIKEGDFVNAQSFYDHMVDVGGKPNSSTWEALAEGHIAEKRISEALSCWKEAFSAEGSKSWRPKPVNVSAFLELCEQEGDSVSKEVFMGLLSQSGQLRNKLYVSLLGLADEDVNYKTNVNEDDDEKADDGSEFLLNQLQGTAP encoded by the exons ATGCTTCCCCAAACTACcgtccaccaccaccacaacgcCACTCTCCCCTACTTCCTCCCCTTCCCGTACAAAATCCCAACTCTGACCCTCCCTACTTTCCTAAATTTCCAAAAACTCCCCACCATCTCATGCTCCATATCCCAAGTCCACAACTATGGCACTGTGGACTACGAGCGGAGGCCCATGGTCAAATGGAATGCCATTTACCGGAAAATATCGCTCACGGAGGATCCCCAAGTCCGGTCTGCAGACGTGTTGAACCAGTGGGAGAAGGAGGGCAGGAAGCTCACCAAGTGGGAGCTTTGTAGAGTGGTCAAGGAATTGAGGAAGTACAAGCGCTATGATAGAGCTCTTGAG GTGTATGATTGGATGAGCAACAGAGGAGAGAGGTTTAGAATATCCACTAGTGATGCTGCAATTCAACTAGATTTAGTTGCTAAAGTTCGGGGAGTTGCTAGTGCTGAAAATTACTTCCTGAGCCTGCCAGGTACATTAAAGGACAGGAGAATATATGGGGCTCTACTCAATGCCTATGTTCGGGCTAGAATGAAAGAGAAGGCAGAAGCATTACTGGATAAAATGAGAACTAAGGGGCATGCATTGCAATCTCTTCCATTTAATGTGATGATGACACTTTATATGAATCTCAAAGACTATGATAAAGTTGATTCGATTATTTCTGAAATGCTAGAGAAAAACATTCAGCTAGATATATACTCCTACAATATCTGGTTATCGTCTCGTGGATCCCAAGGATCTGCAGAACGGATGGAAGAGGTTTTTGAAAAGATGAAAGTGGACAGAACCATTATTCCCAACTGGACCACATTCAGCACAATGGCTACAATGTACATCAAGATGGGGCAGCTTGACAAGGCTGAAGCTTGCCTAAGGAAGGTTGAGAGTAGGATCACAGGTCGGGATCGGATACCTTATCATTATCTCTTAAGTCTTTATGGCAGTGTTGGCAAGAAAGAGGAGGCTTATCGGGTGTGGAATGTATACAAAGCAAGTTTTCCCAGTATTCCGAATTTGGGTTACCATGCTATCATGTCTTCTCTACTCAGATTAGGTGACATTGAAGGGGCTGAAAAGCTTTATGAGGAATGGCTGACGGTTAAGTCAACATACGACCCTAGAATTGCAAATCTTTTCATCacattttatattaaagaaGGGGATTTTGTTAATGCCCAAAGTTTCTACGATCACATGGTTGATGTAGGAGGAAAACCTAATTCAAGTACATGGGAGGCCCTTGCTGAAGGGCATATTGCAGAGAAGAGAATTTCTGAGGCATTATCCTGCTGGAAAGAAGCTTTTTCTGCTGAGGGATCAAAGAGTTGGAGACCAAAGCCCGTAAATGTTTCTGCCTTCCTTGAACTCTGTGAGCAAGAAGGTGATTCGGTAAGCAAAGAGGTATTCATGGGACTTTTGAGTCAGTCAGGACAGCTTAGAAATAAGTTATATGTATCACTTCTTGGCTTAGCGGATGAAGATGTTAATTATAAAACTAACGTTAATGAGGATGATGATGAGAAGGCTGATGATGGATCAGAATTTCTTCTGAACCAATTGCAGGGTACTGCCCCGTGA